From a single Salvelinus namaycush isolate Seneca chromosome 14, SaNama_1.0, whole genome shotgun sequence genomic region:
- the LOC120059397 gene encoding intelectin produces the protein MKYFVLLIMIHLLLVQLPQFVEAQQGNGYAAAPVVAATDLRLRNRSSYIARSCKEIRDRYIQHEDGLYYLTTTSGTVYQTFCDMTTAGGGWTLVASVHENNMYGKCTMGDRWSSQQGSNPNWPDGDGNWANRATFGTAEGATSDDFKNPGYYDILAEDISVWHVPNNSPMEHWNQAAILRYHTERRFLSIQGGNLHQLFKLYPVRYNVEASRNTGPVIPIVYDFGDKETTRKFYGPNSRNQFEPGFITFRPINNEQAAMAICSGVKPTAGSNTEHFCIGGGGHFPEAAPRQCGDFPSFDWNGYGTNTEWSASKQITEAAVLLFYR, from the coding sequence ATGAAGTATTTTGTTCTCCTGATAATGATCCATCTACTGTTGGTGCAACTGCCTCAATTTGTAGAAGCACAACAAGGAAACGGTTATGCAGCAGCTCCAGTTGTTGCCGCAACCGATTTAAGGCTGAGGAACAGGTCTAGTTACATTGCCAGAAGCTGTAAGGAAATAAGGGACCGATATATTCAACATGAAGATGGGCTGTACTACCTGACCACAACCAGCGGGACAGTCTACCAGACCTTCTGCGACATGACCACCGCTGGCGGCGGCTGGACACTTGTGGCGAGCGTGCACGAGAACAACATGTATGGGAAGTGCACAATGGGCGACCGTTGGTCCAGCCAGCAAGGCAGCAACCCCAACTGGCCAGACGGAGATGGGAACTGGGCCAACAGGGCCACTTTTGGAACCGCAGAGGGTGCCACCTCAGACGACTTCAAGAATCCTGGGTATTATGACATTTTGGCAGAAGACATTTCGGTGTGGCACGTTCCCAACAACTCCCCTATGGAACACTGGAACCAAGCCGCCATCCTCCGTTACCACACAGAGAGACGCTTCCTCTCCATTCAAGGGGGAAATCTGCATCAACTCTTTAAGCTCTACCCAGTGAGATATAATGTTGAGGCAAGTCGGAACACAGGACCTGTCATTCCAATTGTGTACGACTTTGGGGACAAAGAAACCACAAGAAAATTTTACGGACCCAACTCAAGAAACCAGTTTGAACCTGGCTTCATTACTTTCAGGCCAATAAATAATGAACAGGCGGCCATGGCTATCTGCTCTGGGGTCAAACCAACAGCTGGCAGCAACACTGAACATttctgtattggtggtggtggacaTTTCCCTGAGGCAGCCCCTCGTCAGTGTGGCGACTTCCCATCCTTTGACTGGAATGGCTATGGGACCAACACAGAATGGAGTGCATCAAAGCAGATTACTGAAGCAGCTGTGTTACTCTTCTACCGTTAA